In the genome of Kitasatospora cathayae, one region contains:
- a CDS encoding sensor histidine kinase, whose translation MSEDQTTSAGPFAATDALSGHPLFARLARVGQRLREADRDHPWVLDTAVVAMVFLMFCLPDLFPGHGEGGPHEHRLNFVRPPLPGTLALQAGLVLPLLWRRRRPTGAFAAIMAVFVLQWSLGVALRADVALLVALYSLALHGRLRHLAWSCVVMVGAMGLVAVEVSGGGLPVGDALFFLVSAATAGVALGIAVRIRRAQLAGLRERAARLEIERDQRSRLATATERTRVAREMHDIIGHNLSVIVTLADGGAYAAQASPERGREALQLIGEASRQALGELRRMLGVLRDQADQAAEFNPQPGIADLDGLCARIRAAGPQIVYTVGGDLDQLDRGVQLMAYRIVQEALTNTLKHAGSDTRAHVTLTADATRLRVRVQDGGPPDGVRRPVRPDGEGHGLAGMRERAALYGGTVTAGPGPGAGWTVEAVLDLTPDPTGGHP comes from the coding sequence GGCTGCGCGAGGCGGACCGCGACCACCCCTGGGTGCTGGACACCGCCGTGGTGGCCATGGTCTTCCTGATGTTCTGCCTGCCCGACCTCTTCCCGGGCCACGGTGAGGGCGGCCCGCACGAGCACCGGCTCAACTTCGTCCGCCCGCCGCTGCCGGGCACCCTCGCCCTGCAGGCGGGGCTGGTGCTGCCGCTGCTGTGGCGCCGGCGGCGGCCCACCGGGGCCTTCGCGGCGATCATGGCGGTGTTCGTGCTGCAGTGGTCGCTGGGCGTGGCCCTGCGCGCCGACGTCGCCCTGCTGGTGGCGCTGTACAGCCTGGCCCTGCACGGCCGGCTGCGGCACCTGGCCTGGTCCTGCGTGGTGATGGTCGGTGCGATGGGCCTGGTCGCGGTGGAGGTCTCCGGGGGCGGGCTGCCGGTCGGGGACGCCCTGTTCTTCCTGGTCAGCGCCGCCACCGCAGGCGTCGCCCTCGGCATCGCGGTGCGCATCCGCCGGGCCCAGCTGGCCGGGCTGCGCGAGCGCGCCGCCCGGCTGGAGATCGAGCGCGACCAGCGCAGCCGGCTGGCCACCGCCACCGAACGCACCCGGGTGGCCCGGGAGATGCACGACATCATCGGCCACAACCTGTCCGTCATCGTCACCCTGGCCGACGGCGGCGCCTACGCGGCCCAGGCCTCCCCCGAACGCGGCCGGGAGGCGCTGCAGCTGATCGGCGAGGCCAGTCGCCAGGCGCTCGGCGAACTGCGCCGGATGCTCGGCGTGCTGCGCGACCAGGCCGACCAGGCCGCCGAGTTCAACCCGCAGCCCGGCATCGCCGACCTCGACGGGCTGTGCGCCCGGATCCGCGCCGCCGGACCCCAGATCGTGTACACCGTCGGCGGCGACCTGGACCAGCTGGACCGCGGCGTCCAGCTGATGGCCTACCGGATCGTCCAGGAGGCGCTCACCAACACCCTCAAGCACGCCGGCTCCGACACCCGGGCGCACGTGACCCTGACCGCCGACGCCACCCGGCTGCGGGTGCGGGTCCAGGACGGCGGCCCGCCCGACGGCGTCCGCCGACCGGTGCGGCCGGACGGCGAGGGGCACGGCCTGGCCGGGATGCGCGAACGCGCGGCCCTGTACGGCGGCACCGTCACGGCGGGCCCCGGCCCTGGGGCAGGATGGACCGTGGAGGCCGTACTGGACCTCACTCCCGACCCGACAGGCGGCCACCCGTGA